The region CCGCCCCAACCGGGATTGAGATCCGGACGAGGCCCCGCTCGCCAAGGCGGGGCCTCCTCCCGACAACAGGGCGACCTCCTTCGTGCCGCGGCTTTTTCCCGTTCGTTCTTCCATATTGGATGAAATTGGATGGAAAAATGGATCTCGCTATGTCATACCCCATTTGGATGGAAACGGATGGGAAAATGGATGACGGCGCTCGATCTCTCCAAATTGCGTATCACGCCTGAGATCCTGTCGTTGATCGCCGAGATTGACGAATTCAAAGGCGCCTGGCGAGCGCTTGGTCGCATCGCACCCGATCGGCTGTCCAGCTTGCGGCGGGTTGCGACGATCGAAAGCATCGGATCGTCGACACGTATTGAGGGCGCGAAATTAAGCGACCGCGAGGTCGAAAGGCTGCTCTCGAACCTCCGTATCGGCTCGTTCTCCAGCCGAGACGAACAGGAGGTTGCCGGCTATGCCGAGGTGATGGAGACGATCTTCTCCGCCTTCGACGCAATCCCGCTTAACGAAAATCACATCCGCCAACTGCATCGGGATCTGCTCGCGCACTCGGTCAAAGATGAACGACACAGGGGAAACTGGAAAACCCTTGCCAACAACGTCGAAGCCTTCGACGAGGATGGACGAAGTCTGGGCGTCGTCTTCGCGACAGCCTCCCCTTTCGATACGCCGGGCCGAATGTCGGAACTAGTGGCCTGGCAACAAGCTCAGGAGAAGGATGGCACGTTTCACCCTCTACTCGTCGTCGCTGTCTTCGTCGTCGTCTTTCTGGAAATCCATCCTTTCCAGGATGGCAATGGCCGACTGTCGCGCGCTCTGACCACTTTGCTGCTTCTTCGGGCGGGTTATTCCTATGTGCCGTACAGCTCACTGGAAAGTGTTATCGAGCAGAACAAGGAAGCCTATTATCTCGCGCTTCGCCGAACGCAGGGCACGATACGAACGGACCAACAGGACTGGAATCCGTGGGTCGAGTTTTTCCTGCGGAGCCTGCAACGCCAGAAGCAGCGTCTCGAGCGCAAGATCGAGCGTGAGCGCATTCTCCTCGGCGACCTGCCGGAGTTGTCCGTCGCGATCCTCGAACTGGCGCGTGAGCGCGGGCGCGTCACGGTGATGGATGTGGCCAAAGCGACAGGCGCGAGCCGCAACACCGTCAAGGATCATCTTCGGGCGCTGACCGAGCAGGGACATCTGACCCTCCACGGAGCCGGTCGTGGGACCTGGTACGGCTTAAGCTGACGCCGGAGCGAAGCGTCCCCCGATCAGCCGAAATCGGAGCTATGGTCCAATTGTGCGCAGCCGCCATTGCCACGTGCCTTTGCCTGATATAGCGGGGCTCCATTCGCG is a window of Agrobacterium cucumeris DNA encoding:
- a CDS encoding Fic family protein, which encodes MTALDLSKLRITPEILSLIAEIDEFKGAWRALGRIAPDRLSSLRRVATIESIGSSTRIEGAKLSDREVERLLSNLRIGSFSSRDEQEVAGYAEVMETIFSAFDAIPLNENHIRQLHRDLLAHSVKDERHRGNWKTLANNVEAFDEDGRSLGVVFATASPFDTPGRMSELVAWQQAQEKDGTFHPLLVVAVFVVVFLEIHPFQDGNGRLSRALTTLLLLRAGYSYVPYSSLESVIEQNKEAYYLALRRTQGTIRTDQQDWNPWVEFFLRSLQRQKQRLERKIERERILLGDLPELSVAILELARERGRVTVMDVAKATGASRNTVKDHLRALTEQGHLTLHGAGRGTWYGLS